In Phaseolus vulgaris cultivar G19833 chromosome 10, P. vulgaris v2.0, whole genome shotgun sequence, a single genomic region encodes these proteins:
- the LOC137819735 gene encoding uncharacterized protein isoform X2, whose amino-acid sequence MVPGSRTESATGTHLLSARVRKTIQSIKEIVGNHSDADIYVALKETNMDPNETTQKLLNQDPFHEVKRRRDRKKEPQNVGNNGSADSRRPSENNSGQGVKFHTPSERNVRRANYSRNTLPGISREFRVVRDNRVNYIYKEVKPLSQQHLASASEELNVNLSEKGYPKDAVPNIVDRKIASEDKDKDKQSMISNAAERVQPIKPNHIHQNPASVASSSSAVGVYSSSTDPVHVPSPDSRSSSVVGAIRREVGVVGVRRQPSDNKVKQSFAPSSSYVAGKDGTSADSFQPVGAVLKTEQFSQTKVTEPSLSGVPVSRPSVNNQYNGRPHQQLVGHQRVSQQNKEWKPKSSQKPNSNNPGVIGTPKKAAASPPAENSVDIESDAVELQDKLSQLNIYENQNVIIAQHIQVPETDRCRLTFGTIGTEIDSSRLQSKYHIVGPSEKSNDELAASLAVPAPELSTDDVSGSKQVDLLDEHIRSSGSDSPVSGAPSEQQLPDNKDSSNTQNLDNYANIGLVRDSSPSYAPSEPQQQESHDMPGFAAYDPPTGYDIPYFRPTIDETVRGQGLSSPQEALISHGTNNTPASTIAMVQQQQQQQPPVPQMYPQMHVSHFANLMPYRQFLSPVYVPPPMAMPGYSSNPPYPHPTNGNSYVLMPGGGSHLNANNLKYGVQQYKPVPAGNPAGFGNFASPAGYAMITPGVVGGATALEDSSRVKYKDNLYVPNPQAETSEIWLQNPRDLPGMQSAPYYNMPGQTPHAAYMPSHTGHASFNAAAAQSSHMQFPGMYHTPPQPAAMASPHHLGPPSIGNNVGVGVAAAAPGAQVGAYQQPQLGHINWTTNF is encoded by the exons ATGGTCCCTGGTTCCAGAACGGAGAGTGCCACTGGTACCCATTTGCTCTCTGCGAGAGTGCGCAAAACCATTCAATCCATCAAGGAAATCGTGGGGAATCATTCTGATGCTGATATCTATGTTGCCCTCAAGGAAACCAACATGGATCCTAACGAAACCACTCAGAAATTGCTCAACCAAG ATCCATTTCATGAGGTGAAGAGAAGGAGAGACCGAAAGAAGGAG CCTcagaatgttgggaacaatgGTTCAGCTGACTCACGAAGGCCATCAGAGAATAATAGTGGTCAAGGAGTGAAATTTCACACCCCTTCTGAACGCAATGTTCGTAGAGCAAACTATTCTCGGAATACTTTACCAG GCATCAGCAGAGAGTTCCGTGTTGTTAGAGACAACAGggtaaattatatatataaagaagtaAAGCCTCTTTCACAGCAGCACTTAGCATCTGCCAGTGAGGAGCTAAATGTAAACTTATCTGAAAAGGG ATACCCGAAAGATGCTGTTCCAAATATCGTTGACAGAAAAATTGCTTCTGAGGATAAGGATAAGGATAAGCAAAGCATGATTTCAAATGCAGCAGAACGGGTGCAACCAATTAAGCCTAACCACATCCATCAAAATCCTGCTTCAGTGGCATCAAGCAGTTCTGCTGTTGGGGTGTATTCCTCTTCAACAGATCCAGTTCATGTGCCCTCTCCTGATTCTAGATCATCAAGTGTTGTTGGAGCCATTAGGCGTGAAGTTGGGGTTGTTGGTGTTCGGAGACAGCCTTCAGACAACAAAGTAAAACAATCATTTGCTCCTAGCAGCTCTTATGTTGCTGGAAAAGATGGTACATCTGCAGATTCTTTTCAACCAGTTGGTGCTGTCTTGAAGACTGAACAATTTAGTCAAACTAAAGTAACTGAACCTTCATTATCTGGTGTGCCAGTTAGCAGACCATCTGTGAACAACCAGTATAATGGTAGACCACATCAACAACTCGTGGGACATCAAAGAG TCTCCCAGCAAAATAAGGAATGGAAGCCTAAATCTAGCCAGAAGCCAAACAGTAATAATCCTGGAGTAATTGGAACCCCAAAAAAGGCTGCTGCTTCTCCTCCAGCAGAAAATTCTGTAGATATAGAGTCAGATGCAGTAGAGCTTCAAGATAAACTTTCCCAACTAAATATATATGAGAACCAAAATGTGATTATAGCACAGCATATTCAAGTTCCAGAGACTGACCGATGCCGGCTGACCTTTGGTACCATTGGGACTGAAATTGATTCTTCAAGGCTTCAGTCTAAGTATCACATAGTAGGACCTTCTGAAAAATCAAATGATGAATTGGCTGCAAG CTTGGCAGTACCTGCTCCAGAGTTGTCCACTGATGATGTTTCTGGGAGCAAACAGGTGGACTTACTGGATGAACACATAAGAAGTTCTGGGTCGGACTCTCCTGTATCTGGTGCTCCTTCTGAGCAACAATTGCCTGATAACAAAGACTCTTCAAACACTCAGAATCTGGACAATTATGCTAACATTGGGTTGGTTCGTGATAGCAGTCCATCCTATGCACCTTCAGAACCTCAGCAGCAAGAATCTCATGATATGCCAGGCTTTGCG GCGTATGATCCTCCAACTGGGTATGACATTCCTTATTTCAGACCTACAATTGATGAAACTGTACGAGGGCAGGGTTTATCATCTCCTCAGGAg GCTTTGATCTCCCATGGAACCAATAATACTCCTGCTTCCACAATTGCCATGGTACAACAACAACAGCAACAGCAACCTCCTGTGCCGCAAATGTATCCACAAATGCATGTTTCACACTTTGCAAATCTTATGCCATATCGTCAGTTTCTGTCCCCGGTTTATGTTCCACCACCTATGGCAATGCCTGGATATTCAAGTAATCCTCCCTACCCTCACCCAACCAATGGCAACAGTTACGTGTTAATGCCTGGAGGTGGTTCCCATCTTAATGCCAACAACCTCAAATATGGAGTTCAACAGTACAAGCCTGTGCCTGCTGGAAATCCTGCAGGGTTTGGAAACTTTGCTAGTCCAGCTGGATATGCCATGATAACTCCTGGTGTGGTTGGGGGTGCAACAGCTCTTGAAGATTCATCTCGAGTCAAGTACAAAGATAATCTTTATGTTCCAAATCCTCAG GCGGAGACATCAGAAATTTGGTTACAAAATCCAAGGGATCTTCCTGGAATGCAATCTGCTCCATACTATAACATGCCAGGGCAAACACCTCATGCAGCTTACATGCCTTCACACACTGGTCATGCTTCCTTCAATGCAGCTGCAGCTCAGTCTTCTCACATGCAGTTCCCTGGCATGTACCACACTCCTCCACAGCCAGCTGCCATGGCTAGTCCTCACCATTTAGGACCACCATCTATTGGCAACAATGTTGGAGTTGGGGTAGCTGCAGCTGCTCCTGGAGCACAGGTTGGTGCCTATCAGCAGCCCCAATTGGGCCACATCAATTGGACAACAAATTTCTGA
- the LOC137819735 gene encoding uncharacterized protein isoform X1, with translation MVPGSRTESATGTHLLSARVRKTIQSIKEIVGNHSDADIYVALKETNMDPNETTQKLLNQDPFHEVKRRRDRKKEPQNVGNNGSADSRRPSENNSGQGVKFHTPSERNVRRANYSRNTLPGISREFRVVRDNRVNYIYKEVKPLSQQHLASASEELNVNLSEKGSSASTSHRSSGSRNSSQALNGPSDSFARYPKDAVPNIVDRKIASEDKDKDKQSMISNAAERVQPIKPNHIHQNPASVASSSSAVGVYSSSTDPVHVPSPDSRSSSVVGAIRREVGVVGVRRQPSDNKVKQSFAPSSSYVAGKDGTSADSFQPVGAVLKTEQFSQTKVTEPSLSGVPVSRPSVNNQYNGRPHQQLVGHQRVSQQNKEWKPKSSQKPNSNNPGVIGTPKKAAASPPAENSVDIESDAVELQDKLSQLNIYENQNVIIAQHIQVPETDRCRLTFGTIGTEIDSSRLQSKYHIVGPSEKSNDELAASLAVPAPELSTDDVSGSKQVDLLDEHIRSSGSDSPVSGAPSEQQLPDNKDSSNTQNLDNYANIGLVRDSSPSYAPSEPQQQESHDMPGFAAYDPPTGYDIPYFRPTIDETVRGQGLSSPQEALISHGTNNTPASTIAMVQQQQQQQPPVPQMYPQMHVSHFANLMPYRQFLSPVYVPPPMAMPGYSSNPPYPHPTNGNSYVLMPGGGSHLNANNLKYGVQQYKPVPAGNPAGFGNFASPAGYAMITPGVVGGATALEDSSRVKYKDNLYVPNPQAETSEIWLQNPRDLPGMQSAPYYNMPGQTPHAAYMPSHTGHASFNAAAAQSSHMQFPGMYHTPPQPAAMASPHHLGPPSIGNNVGVGVAAAAPGAQVGAYQQPQLGHINWTTNF, from the exons ATGGTCCCTGGTTCCAGAACGGAGAGTGCCACTGGTACCCATTTGCTCTCTGCGAGAGTGCGCAAAACCATTCAATCCATCAAGGAAATCGTGGGGAATCATTCTGATGCTGATATCTATGTTGCCCTCAAGGAAACCAACATGGATCCTAACGAAACCACTCAGAAATTGCTCAACCAAG ATCCATTTCATGAGGTGAAGAGAAGGAGAGACCGAAAGAAGGAG CCTcagaatgttgggaacaatgGTTCAGCTGACTCACGAAGGCCATCAGAGAATAATAGTGGTCAAGGAGTGAAATTTCACACCCCTTCTGAACGCAATGTTCGTAGAGCAAACTATTCTCGGAATACTTTACCAG GCATCAGCAGAGAGTTCCGTGTTGTTAGAGACAACAGggtaaattatatatataaagaagtaAAGCCTCTTTCACAGCAGCACTTAGCATCTGCCAGTGAGGAGCTAAATGTAAACTTATCTGAAAAGGG TTCATCAGCTTCCACCAGTCATAGATCATCTGGCTCTAGGAATTCATCCCAGGCACTAAATGGTCCTTCTGATTCATTTGCTAGATACCCGAAAGATGCTGTTCCAAATATCGTTGACAGAAAAATTGCTTCTGAGGATAAGGATAAGGATAAGCAAAGCATGATTTCAAATGCAGCAGAACGGGTGCAACCAATTAAGCCTAACCACATCCATCAAAATCCTGCTTCAGTGGCATCAAGCAGTTCTGCTGTTGGGGTGTATTCCTCTTCAACAGATCCAGTTCATGTGCCCTCTCCTGATTCTAGATCATCAAGTGTTGTTGGAGCCATTAGGCGTGAAGTTGGGGTTGTTGGTGTTCGGAGACAGCCTTCAGACAACAAAGTAAAACAATCATTTGCTCCTAGCAGCTCTTATGTTGCTGGAAAAGATGGTACATCTGCAGATTCTTTTCAACCAGTTGGTGCTGTCTTGAAGACTGAACAATTTAGTCAAACTAAAGTAACTGAACCTTCATTATCTGGTGTGCCAGTTAGCAGACCATCTGTGAACAACCAGTATAATGGTAGACCACATCAACAACTCGTGGGACATCAAAGAG TCTCCCAGCAAAATAAGGAATGGAAGCCTAAATCTAGCCAGAAGCCAAACAGTAATAATCCTGGAGTAATTGGAACCCCAAAAAAGGCTGCTGCTTCTCCTCCAGCAGAAAATTCTGTAGATATAGAGTCAGATGCAGTAGAGCTTCAAGATAAACTTTCCCAACTAAATATATATGAGAACCAAAATGTGATTATAGCACAGCATATTCAAGTTCCAGAGACTGACCGATGCCGGCTGACCTTTGGTACCATTGGGACTGAAATTGATTCTTCAAGGCTTCAGTCTAAGTATCACATAGTAGGACCTTCTGAAAAATCAAATGATGAATTGGCTGCAAG CTTGGCAGTACCTGCTCCAGAGTTGTCCACTGATGATGTTTCTGGGAGCAAACAGGTGGACTTACTGGATGAACACATAAGAAGTTCTGGGTCGGACTCTCCTGTATCTGGTGCTCCTTCTGAGCAACAATTGCCTGATAACAAAGACTCTTCAAACACTCAGAATCTGGACAATTATGCTAACATTGGGTTGGTTCGTGATAGCAGTCCATCCTATGCACCTTCAGAACCTCAGCAGCAAGAATCTCATGATATGCCAGGCTTTGCG GCGTATGATCCTCCAACTGGGTATGACATTCCTTATTTCAGACCTACAATTGATGAAACTGTACGAGGGCAGGGTTTATCATCTCCTCAGGAg GCTTTGATCTCCCATGGAACCAATAATACTCCTGCTTCCACAATTGCCATGGTACAACAACAACAGCAACAGCAACCTCCTGTGCCGCAAATGTATCCACAAATGCATGTTTCACACTTTGCAAATCTTATGCCATATCGTCAGTTTCTGTCCCCGGTTTATGTTCCACCACCTATGGCAATGCCTGGATATTCAAGTAATCCTCCCTACCCTCACCCAACCAATGGCAACAGTTACGTGTTAATGCCTGGAGGTGGTTCCCATCTTAATGCCAACAACCTCAAATATGGAGTTCAACAGTACAAGCCTGTGCCTGCTGGAAATCCTGCAGGGTTTGGAAACTTTGCTAGTCCAGCTGGATATGCCATGATAACTCCTGGTGTGGTTGGGGGTGCAACAGCTCTTGAAGATTCATCTCGAGTCAAGTACAAAGATAATCTTTATGTTCCAAATCCTCAG GCGGAGACATCAGAAATTTGGTTACAAAATCCAAGGGATCTTCCTGGAATGCAATCTGCTCCATACTATAACATGCCAGGGCAAACACCTCATGCAGCTTACATGCCTTCACACACTGGTCATGCTTCCTTCAATGCAGCTGCAGCTCAGTCTTCTCACATGCAGTTCCCTGGCATGTACCACACTCCTCCACAGCCAGCTGCCATGGCTAGTCCTCACCATTTAGGACCACCATCTATTGGCAACAATGTTGGAGTTGGGGTAGCTGCAGCTGCTCCTGGAGCACAGGTTGGTGCCTATCAGCAGCCCCAATTGGGCCACATCAATTGGACAACAAATTTCTGA
- the LOC137819735 gene encoding uncharacterized protein isoform X3, which produces MVPGSRTESATGTHLLSARVRKTIQSIKEIVGNHSDADIYVALKETNMDPNETTQKLLNQDPFHEVKRRRDRKKEPQNVGNNGSADSRRPSENNSGQGVKFHTPSERNVRRANYSRNTLPGISREFRVVRDNRVNYIYKEVKPLSQQHLASASEELNVNLSEKGSSASTSHRSSGSRNSSQALNGPSDSFARYPKDAVPNIVDRKIASEDKDKDKQSMISNAAERVQPIKPNHIHQNPASVASSSSAVGVYSSSTDPVHVPSPDSRSSSVVGAIRREVGVVGVRRQPSDNKVKQSFAPSSSYVAGKDGTSADSFQPVGAVLKTEQFSQTKVTEPSLSGVPVSRPSVNNQYNGRPHQQLVGHQRVSQQNKEWKPKSSQKPNSNNPGVIGTPKKAAASPPAENSVDIESDAVELQDKLSQLNIYENQNVIIAQHIQVPETDRCRLTFGTIGTEIDSSRLQSKYHIVGPSEKSNDELAASLAVPAPELSTDDVSGSKQVDLLDEHIRSSGSDSPVSGAPSEQQLPDNKDSSNTQNLDNYANIGLVRDSSPSYAPSEPQQQESHDMPGFAALISHGTNNTPASTIAMVQQQQQQQPPVPQMYPQMHVSHFANLMPYRQFLSPVYVPPPMAMPGYSSNPPYPHPTNGNSYVLMPGGGSHLNANNLKYGVQQYKPVPAGNPAGFGNFASPAGYAMITPGVVGGATALEDSSRVKYKDNLYVPNPQAETSEIWLQNPRDLPGMQSAPYYNMPGQTPHAAYMPSHTGHASFNAAAAQSSHMQFPGMYHTPPQPAAMASPHHLGPPSIGNNVGVGVAAAAPGAQVGAYQQPQLGHINWTTNF; this is translated from the exons ATGGTCCCTGGTTCCAGAACGGAGAGTGCCACTGGTACCCATTTGCTCTCTGCGAGAGTGCGCAAAACCATTCAATCCATCAAGGAAATCGTGGGGAATCATTCTGATGCTGATATCTATGTTGCCCTCAAGGAAACCAACATGGATCCTAACGAAACCACTCAGAAATTGCTCAACCAAG ATCCATTTCATGAGGTGAAGAGAAGGAGAGACCGAAAGAAGGAG CCTcagaatgttgggaacaatgGTTCAGCTGACTCACGAAGGCCATCAGAGAATAATAGTGGTCAAGGAGTGAAATTTCACACCCCTTCTGAACGCAATGTTCGTAGAGCAAACTATTCTCGGAATACTTTACCAG GCATCAGCAGAGAGTTCCGTGTTGTTAGAGACAACAGggtaaattatatatataaagaagtaAAGCCTCTTTCACAGCAGCACTTAGCATCTGCCAGTGAGGAGCTAAATGTAAACTTATCTGAAAAGGG TTCATCAGCTTCCACCAGTCATAGATCATCTGGCTCTAGGAATTCATCCCAGGCACTAAATGGTCCTTCTGATTCATTTGCTAGATACCCGAAAGATGCTGTTCCAAATATCGTTGACAGAAAAATTGCTTCTGAGGATAAGGATAAGGATAAGCAAAGCATGATTTCAAATGCAGCAGAACGGGTGCAACCAATTAAGCCTAACCACATCCATCAAAATCCTGCTTCAGTGGCATCAAGCAGTTCTGCTGTTGGGGTGTATTCCTCTTCAACAGATCCAGTTCATGTGCCCTCTCCTGATTCTAGATCATCAAGTGTTGTTGGAGCCATTAGGCGTGAAGTTGGGGTTGTTGGTGTTCGGAGACAGCCTTCAGACAACAAAGTAAAACAATCATTTGCTCCTAGCAGCTCTTATGTTGCTGGAAAAGATGGTACATCTGCAGATTCTTTTCAACCAGTTGGTGCTGTCTTGAAGACTGAACAATTTAGTCAAACTAAAGTAACTGAACCTTCATTATCTGGTGTGCCAGTTAGCAGACCATCTGTGAACAACCAGTATAATGGTAGACCACATCAACAACTCGTGGGACATCAAAGAG TCTCCCAGCAAAATAAGGAATGGAAGCCTAAATCTAGCCAGAAGCCAAACAGTAATAATCCTGGAGTAATTGGAACCCCAAAAAAGGCTGCTGCTTCTCCTCCAGCAGAAAATTCTGTAGATATAGAGTCAGATGCAGTAGAGCTTCAAGATAAACTTTCCCAACTAAATATATATGAGAACCAAAATGTGATTATAGCACAGCATATTCAAGTTCCAGAGACTGACCGATGCCGGCTGACCTTTGGTACCATTGGGACTGAAATTGATTCTTCAAGGCTTCAGTCTAAGTATCACATAGTAGGACCTTCTGAAAAATCAAATGATGAATTGGCTGCAAG CTTGGCAGTACCTGCTCCAGAGTTGTCCACTGATGATGTTTCTGGGAGCAAACAGGTGGACTTACTGGATGAACACATAAGAAGTTCTGGGTCGGACTCTCCTGTATCTGGTGCTCCTTCTGAGCAACAATTGCCTGATAACAAAGACTCTTCAAACACTCAGAATCTGGACAATTATGCTAACATTGGGTTGGTTCGTGATAGCAGTCCATCCTATGCACCTTCAGAACCTCAGCAGCAAGAATCTCATGATATGCCAGGCTTTGCG GCTTTGATCTCCCATGGAACCAATAATACTCCTGCTTCCACAATTGCCATGGTACAACAACAACAGCAACAGCAACCTCCTGTGCCGCAAATGTATCCACAAATGCATGTTTCACACTTTGCAAATCTTATGCCATATCGTCAGTTTCTGTCCCCGGTTTATGTTCCACCACCTATGGCAATGCCTGGATATTCAAGTAATCCTCCCTACCCTCACCCAACCAATGGCAACAGTTACGTGTTAATGCCTGGAGGTGGTTCCCATCTTAATGCCAACAACCTCAAATATGGAGTTCAACAGTACAAGCCTGTGCCTGCTGGAAATCCTGCAGGGTTTGGAAACTTTGCTAGTCCAGCTGGATATGCCATGATAACTCCTGGTGTGGTTGGGGGTGCAACAGCTCTTGAAGATTCATCTCGAGTCAAGTACAAAGATAATCTTTATGTTCCAAATCCTCAG GCGGAGACATCAGAAATTTGGTTACAAAATCCAAGGGATCTTCCTGGAATGCAATCTGCTCCATACTATAACATGCCAGGGCAAACACCTCATGCAGCTTACATGCCTTCACACACTGGTCATGCTTCCTTCAATGCAGCTGCAGCTCAGTCTTCTCACATGCAGTTCCCTGGCATGTACCACACTCCTCCACAGCCAGCTGCCATGGCTAGTCCTCACCATTTAGGACCACCATCTATTGGCAACAATGTTGGAGTTGGGGTAGCTGCAGCTGCTCCTGGAGCACAGGTTGGTGCCTATCAGCAGCCCCAATTGGGCCACATCAATTGGACAACAAATTTCTGA
- the LOC137819736 gene encoding uncharacterized protein has product MFSSSGMADGSGMFKVHQTIGSVLCCKCGIPMQPNAANMCVKCLSSEVDITEGLLKRLVLVHCPECESYLQPPRSWVKLQLESKELLTFCLKKLQKNFNSSKVRLVHAEFIWTEPHSRRVKVKVKVQKEVINGAILEQAYTVEYVQQEHMCESCSRVQANPDQWVAAVQLRQHVSHRRTFFYLEQLILKHGAAASAIRIKQMEQGIDFFFSNRSHGVKFVEFVGKVAPARSRSDKQLVSHDPKSNNYNYKYTFSVELSPICREDLICLPPKVAVSLGNIGPIVICTKVTNSIALLDPFTLRHCFLDADQYWRTSFKSLLTSRQLVEYIVLDMEFISSEVTIGGTKYRLAEAQVARVSDFGKNDTIFNIKTHLGHLLNPGDNALGYDLYGANSNDMELDKYKGHIPEAILIKKSYEEKRQKKRGKPRSWKLKSLEMEVDDRKLDQDKMLSEYEQFLKDLEENPDMRFNISLYRNKEYQPSEMASVTDGDELPSVPLDELLADLDLSGGEDEDEEDDMTE; this is encoded by the coding sequence ATGTTTAGTTCATCAGGCATGGCAGATGGATCTGGTATGTTCAAGGTTCATCAAACAATTGGCAGTGTTTTGTGTTGCAAGTGTGGAATTCCAATGCAGCCAAATGCTGCTAATATGTGTGTGAAGTGTTTGAGCTCGGAAGTTGACATTACTGAAGGATTACTGAAGCGGTTAGTGCTGGTGCATTGCCCTGAGTGTGAGAGTTACTTGCAGCCACCAAGAAGTTGGGTCAAGTTACAGCTAGAATCAAAGGAGCTGCTGACATTTTGCTTGAAGAAATTGCAGAAAAATTTTAATTCGAGTAAAGTGAGGTTGGTACATGCCGAGTTTATTTGGACTGAACCCCATTCCAGGAGGGTAAAAGTGAAGGTCAAGGTTCAGAAGGAGGTTATCAATGGAGCAATTCTTGAACAGGCTTATACTGTGGAGTATGTTCAACAAGAGCATATGTGTGAATCCTGTTCTAGGGTCCAGGCTAATCCTGACCAGTGGGTTGCTGCTGTGCAACTTAGACAACATGTTTCTCATAGGCGTACTTTCTTTTATCTAGAGCAGCTAATTCTGAAGCATGGTGCTGCTGCCAGTGCTATAAGAATCAAGCAGATGGAACAAGGTATTGACTTCTTCTTCTCCAATCGAAGTCATGGAGTTAAATTTGTGGAGTTTGTAGGGAAAGTTGCTCCTGCAAGGAGCCGCAGTGATAAGCAGCTAGTTTCCCATGATCCAAAGAGTAATAACTACAACTACAAATATACATTTTCTGTTGAACTCAGCCCCATTTGCCGTGAGGATTTAATCTGTCTGCCTCCAAAAGTTGCTGTTAGTTTGGGAAATATTGGTCCTATTGTGATTTGCACTAAGGTTACCAACAGCATTGCTCTGCTTGATCCATTTACCTTGAGGCACTGTTTCTTAGATGCTGATCAATACTGGAGAACATCCTTCAAGTCATTACTTACTAGCAGACAGTTAGTGGAATATATAGTGTTGGATATGGAGTTTATTTCATCTGAGGTTACTATTGGTGGCACAAAATATCGCTTAGCAGAGGCTCAAGTTGCTCGTGTGTCAGATTTTGGCAAGAACGACACAATATTTAACATCAAGACTCATCTGGGCCATCTTTTAAATCCTGGTGATAATGCTCTTGGTTATGATCTGTATGGAGCTAATAGTAATGACATGGAGCTGGACAAGTACAAAGGGCACATTCCTGAAGCAATTTTAATAAAGAAGAGTTATGAAGAGAAGCGCCAAAAGAAACGGGGGAAGCCTCGATCATGGAAGCTGAAATCACTTGAAATGGAGGTTGATGATAGGAAACTTGATCAAGACAAAATGCTCTCAGAATATGAACAATTCTTGAAAGATTTGGAAGAAAACCCTGATATGAGGTTCAACATATCACTGTACCGAAACAAGGAGTACCAGCCATCAGAGATGGCATCGGTGACTGATGGTGATGAGCTACCTTCTGTTCCACTGGATGAATTACTGGCTGATCTTGATCTGAGTGGaggtgaagatgaagatgaagaagatgacATGACAGAATGA
- the LOC137819737 gene encoding protein Brevis radix-like 2 encodes MLTCIACTKQLNNGSLRQEEEEEAVHTPSTKQAIKALTAQIKDMAVKASGAYKSCRPCSGSSNGNRNRKYADSDMGSDSARFNWAYRRTGSSNSTPRMWGKETEGGRVKGLSSGEGTPASVSGRTESVVFMEEDEPKEWIAQVEPGVLITFVSLPQGGNDLKRIRFSREMFNKWQAQRWWAENYDKVMELYNVQRFNQQAVPLPTPPRSEDESSKIESARDSPVTPPLSKERAPRHFHHPMGMGYSSSDSMDHHQMHPHPCYETSGLASTPNLSNITAPKTEKSSLDGSARTSSSGEDHSGEFSISNASDMETEWVEQDEPGVYITIRALPGGTRELRRVRFSRERFGEMHARLWWEENRARIQEQYL; translated from the exons ATGTTGACTTGCATAGCGTGTACCAAGCAACTAAATAATGGATCTCTTCgccaagaagaagaggaagaagctGTTCACACACCCAGCACCAAGCAAGCCATCAAGGCTCTCACTGCACAG ATCAAGGACATGGCAGTGAAAGCTTCTGGGGCATATAAGAGCTGCCGACCTTGTTCAGGATCTTCCAATGGTAACAGGAATAGGAAGTATGCAGACTCAGATATGGGGTCAGATTCAGCTAGGTTCAACTGGGCCTACCGCAGAACTGGGAGCTCCAATTCAACCCCAAGGATGTGGGGGAAGGAGACAGAAGGTGGTAGGGTGAAAGGGCTTTCCAGTGGGGAAGGAACACCAGCTTCAGTGAGTGGACGCACTGAGTCAGTGGTGTTCATGGAAGAGGATGAGCCTAAGGAGTGGATTGCACAAGTGGAGCCTGGTGTGCTTATTACTTTTGTTTCATTGCCTCAGGGAGGAAATGATCTCAAAAGGATACGGTTCAG TCGTGAAATGTTTAATAAATGGCAAGCTCAGAGGTGGTGGGCAGAGAATTATGACAAGGTCATGGAGTTGTACAATGTTCAGAGGTTCAATCAGCAAGCAGTTCCTCTTCCAACCCCACCTAGATCCGAAGATGAG AGCTCAAAGATTGAATCTGCTAGGGACAGTCCTGTCACTCCTCCACTCAGCAAAGAGCGAGCACCCCGCCATTTTCACCACCCAATGGGAATGGGCTACTCCTCATCAGATTCAATGGATCACCACCAAATGCATCCTCACCCTTGCTATGAGACAAGTGGTCTGGCATCAACACCTAATCTTTCCAACATTACTGCACCAAAGACTGAAAAATCATCCCTTGATGGTTCTGCAAGGACTAGTTCATCTGGAGAAGATCACTCAGGCGAGTTTTCAATCAGCAATGCCAGTGATATGGAAACTGAATGGGTTGAACAGGATGAACCAGGAGTCTACATCACTATCAGAGCACTGCCAGGTGGAACCAGAGAGCTCAGGCGTGTCCGGTTCAG CCGAGAAAGGTTTGGAGAAATGCATGCGAGATTGTGGTGGGAAGAGAACCGTGCTAGGATACAAGAACAATACTTGTGA